AAAACCCCAATCCAATTATGAAATCCCTTCTCTCCCACTTCACACCTCGGAGCGCACCGTTCTTATATAGAGAGAGGCACTTTCACATCTTCTTAACCGGAAACGGCTGGGGAGAGGAAAGGTTCCTTTTTTTTAGGGTACTCCCGGGAACAGATCCAGTGGAGACGGGGTGGGGCCTGTAGCTCAGAGGATTAGAGCACGTGGCTACGAACCACGGTGTCGGGGGTTCGAATCCCTCCTCGCCCACAACCGGCCAAAAAGGGAAGGACCTTTCCCTTTGGGGGTAGGAAAATCATGATCGGGATAGCGGACCCAAAGCTATGGAATTTGGGCGTGGGTCTTTTGTCGAAATGGCCTTACTTTTTCTTTTTATTTATTTATTATTTATCGTTAATGGCGAGTTAATTAAGTATAGTATGCCCGGCCCTAATCAGCATATTTTTTTGTTTTACGCCCCGTAATTCTTCCTCAGCCAGGCTGGGGCAGAATAGCAGAGCAAGTACAAGTATTAGTAACATAGCAAAAATGCGTTCCTCGTCATTAATATGTTTGCTCGCGGTAATTGTGGCCTCTCGGGCGAATCGATGACTGCATCTTTGATGCACTTGCTAGTACATCTGAGAATTCTTAATTGGATAGTTGTAAATAGCCCCAGACTGTGGAACAAAGGATTATCCCGGACCTACGCCGAGGTATTGACGGTGATTCTCAAATATCGCAGAACAGAATGTGATACGATGAGATAGAATCCAATAGAAACAAAGACACAGGGAACGGGTTATCTACTCTTAACGGTCAAAGCGAACCCTTTCATTCCGAATTAAAGAATTCGGAATGAATCAAATCTCCCCAGGTAGGATTCGAACCTACGACCAGTCAGTTAACAGCCGACCGCTCTACCACTGAGCTACTGAGGAACAACAGGAGATTCGATCTCATAGAGTTCAATTCCCGTTCTCAACCCATGACCAATATGAGCTCGAAGTTTCCTTTGTAACCCCCGGAACTTCTTCGTAGTGGCTCCGCTCCATGCCTCATTTCATAGGGAACCTCAAAACGGCTCTATTTCATTATATTCCATCCATATCCCAATTCCATTCATTTAATATCCCTTTGGTGTCATTGAGATAAGAGATGTCGTTTCTAGTCTATCTCTTTCTATTTCTATATATATATGGAAAGTTAAAAAATCATCATATAATAATCCAGAAATTGCAATAGAAAAGAAAAAAGGGAGGTTTGTGATGATTTTAAAATCTTTTATACTAGGTAATCTAGTATCCTTATGCATGAAGATAATCAATTCGGTCGTTGTGGTCGGACTCTATTATGGATTTCTGACCACATTCTCCATAGGGCCCTCTTATCTCTTCCTTCTCCGAGCTCGGGTTATGGAAGAAGGAGAAGAAGGAACCGAGAAGAAAGTATCAGCAACAACCGGTTTTATTACGGGACAGCTCATGATGTTCATATCGATCTATTATGTGCCTCTGCATCTAGCATTGGGTAGACCTCATACAATAACTGTCCTAGCTTTACCGTATCTTTTGTTTCATTTCTTCTGGAACAATCACAAACACTTTTTTGATTATGGATCTACTACCAGAAATTCAATGCGTAATCTTAGCATTCAATGGTTATTCCTGAATAATCTCATTTTTCAATTATTCAACCATTTCATTTTACCAAGTTCAATGTTAGTCAGATTAGTCAACATTTATATGTTTCGATGCAACAACAAGATGTTATTTGTAACAAGTAGTTTTGTTGGTTGGTTAATTGGTCACATTTTATTCATGAAATGGGTTGGGTTGGTATTAGGCTGGATACAGCAAAATAATTCTATTAGATCTAATGTACTTATTAGATCTAATAAGTACCTTGTGTCAGAATTGAGAAATTCTATGGCTCGAATCTTTAGTATTCTCTTATTTATTACCTGTGTCTACTATTTAGGCAGAATACCGTCACCCATTGTTACTAAGAAACTGAAAGAAACCTCAGAAACGGAAGAAAGGGGGGAAAGTGAGGAAGAAACAGATGTAGAAATAGAAACAACTTCCGAAACGAAGGGGACTAAACAGGAACAAGAGGGATCCACCGAAGAAGATCCTTCCCCTTCCCTTTTTTCGGAAGAAAAGGAGGATACGGACAAAATCGATGAAACGAAAGAGATCCGAGTGAATGGAAAGGAAAAAACAAAGGATCAATTCCACTTTAAAGAAACACGGTATAAAAAAAGACCCGTTTATGAAACTTATTATCTGGATGGGAATCAAGAACAAGAAAATTCAAAGTTCGAAATATTAAAAAAAAGAAAAAATTAATAAAAAAATGAATACATAAGATACATACACTAAAAGATAAGAAGAAATTCGGCCGCCCCCTACATATTTGATACCCTCTCCTACGAAAAAACTCGCAATACCGACTCCATTTGTAATTCCATCAATTACTCGTCTATCAAAAAAATGAGTTAGTTCAGCCAATCTTCTTATACCTTTAGTTAAGAATAGTACATAAAAACCATCTATGTAACCACGATTATATGACCAATCATATATTACATTTATTATTTTATCCCCCAAAATTTTCATTTTATTAGGAACGCTGTTAACAAATGAATTAAATAAATTCAAATTTTGTAAAGATGAATAAACAGGCTTATATAAAAAAGACGATATAAGGATTCCGAAAGAAGCTATACTAACTGAAAAAATTGCATTTGTGATAAATTCATACCAATCCACCGAATTCTTTTTATTTTGATGTAAAAGATTTATGGATGAACTTAACAATTTGGATAATATATCCAAATCTATTCCTTCCTGATTGAAGAAAGGAATTCCTATGACTCCAACGAACAACGTAAATAAAACTAATACAAGCATCGGAAATAACATAGTATTGTCTGACTCATGGGGATATGAGAAAGTGCTTTTAGTGCCAAAACGAGTAATACTAATAAAAGGCTGCACCGTGCTTCTTACATTTTCATTACTATTTTCATTACTATTAATTCGATATGTGTTTAAAAAATAAGTTTTTTCATTGTTTTTCGTCGTTAATAAATATAATAAACGCAAATTTTTTTTAATAATTTCGGGTCCTTCTTTATCTTTACCCCATAGAGACATTGAATAGAACGAACTACTTTTTTTGCCACTGTAAGTTTGAAAATAAACGTTTAAATGTCCTTCAAAAGCAAGTAAATAGATCCGAAACATATAAAATGCAGTTAATCCTGCTGTGGACCAAGCTATTATTGCAAAAATAGGTGAATACAACCAACTATCATTAAGAATTTCATCTTTGGACCAAAAACAAGCAAGGGGTGGAATACCAGAAAGAGAAAGTGTACCCAATAAAAAAGCAGTTTTTGTAATTGGTACATGTTTTCTTAAACCGCCCATAAGAACCATATTCTGACTTTTATCTGGAGAATATCCAACAATAGCTTCCATCGCATGAATAATTGATCCAGATCCTAAGAACAACAATGCCTTCGAATAAGCATGAGTAATCAAATGAAATAAAGCAGCTCGATAAGACCCCATACCTAGAGCTAACATCATATAACCCAATTGAGACATTGTAGAATAAGCTAAGCTTTTCTTAATATCTTTTTGAGCAAGAGCTAAAGTGGCTCCTAAAAATAATGTTATTATACCTATCAAAGCTATTAGATTTAGAATGTAAGGTATAACTATGAAAAGAGGAAGAAGCCGAGCTACAAGAAAAATTCCTGCTGCTACCATAGTAGCGGCATGTATAAGAGCCGAAATGGGGGTAGGCCCTTCCATGGCATCAGGTAACCATACATGAAGGGGAAATTGGGCGGATTTAGCAACAGCGCCGGCAAATAATAGGGAGGCGCATAAAGTAACAAATAAAAAATTAACTTCATTATTATAAACCAAGTTATTGAATATTTCAAACAAATCCCGAAATTCGAAACTACCTGTTATCCAATAAAAACCCAAAATTCCTAATAATAAACCAAAATCCCCAACACGATTAGTTACAAACGCTTTTTGACAAGCATTCGCGGCACTGGGTCGTGTGAACCAAAAACCTATTAATAGATAAGAACACACTCCAACTAATTCCCAAAAAATATAAATTTGTATCAAATTAGAACTAGTAACTAATCCCAACATTGAAGTATTGGAAAAACTCATATAAGCAAAAAATCTCAAATATCCCTGATCATGAGACATATAATTGTCACTATAAATAAGAACCATAATTCCAACAGTAGTGATTAATATCGACATAATAGAAGTAAGTGGATCAACCAAGCAGCCAAATTCTAAAGAAAAATCATTATTGATGGTCCAAGACCATACATATTGATAGACAGAATTATTATTTATTTGCTGAATAGAAAAAAGGGCTGAAAAAACCATAACTATACTTAATAATAAAACACTAGGAAAAGCCCACATACGGCGAAGATTTTTTGTTGCCGTTGGAAAAAGTAGAAGTCCTGTTCCAATTAAGATAGGAACTGGAAGTGGAATGAAAGGTATAATCCATGAATATTGATATGTATATTCCATAAAAAAAAAAAAAAAAAAAAATTATCTTAATTAATTGTTTCTGAGTCACCGGTTCTTATTTCTTTTCTTTTGAAAGGGGTCGGTTAATAAAAAAAAAATTAAGATATATAAAATAAAACTTAAATAGAATTTTCTAGCCTTAATTATTCTGAATCTTTCCAAACTACTTCAAATATTTAAAATCAAGAGGTTATAATTGGTCAAATGATATAAATAAGTCACTAGTGAAAAATAAATACGTATTTAATTTTATTAATACTGAATTGTTAATATTAAATTCAAATTTTTAAATAAAATTTTATGAAGATAAAAAATGAAAATTAGAATTTTCATTTTAATTATTACGTATTACAATAATTTTTTTATATCTATAGAACAAGGATAAATAATTATACCAAAAACAGTATTTGATATGAATCATAAAGCCCATAACTAAAACTATTTATTGTAATTCGGTTATTTAGAATCATTAACCAATTTGTTTTGTAACTAATTGTTTGTCTTCCATTACAATAAAAGCTATTTGTAGGAAATGCTATGATATCCAACACTTTAATTTTACGGAAAAAAAAGGGGGCAAATAAAATGCCTTTAAATTATGTATTTTGTATCCTTTAACAGATTAACTACTAGTCTCATTTGATAATTAAAATTTTGTGGACTCTTTCTTCGAGCTTGACCAATTAAATTAATATTAAATTAATTAATATAATAAAAAAAATTATTAAAGTTTTTTTTTATTAAGCGGGAGAAGGATTGGGTTATTAAACTTTTCGATTTTTTTATTACATGTATAAATGTAACATGACGAAAATAGAAAGAAAACGAAACGGACAATCTTTTTTTTTTTTTTTATCAACTTCAATCTATTTGGCATAGTGTACCTTATCGTTCTTATTAATATTTTATGTGATTTTTACCCCCCCCCCTTTTTTTTTTTGGAGTCTAATTTAGAGAAAAAATAGATAGAGAATAGTAAAGAACAATTAATTTTGAACAATAGATGTCTTTCACATCCAACCGAAAAACCTATTATAACTTTTTAATGGCAGTTCCAAAAAAGCGCACCTCTATTTCAAAAAAACGTATTCGTAAAAATATTTGGAAAAGGAAGGGATATAGGGCAGCATTGAAAGCTTTTTCGTTAGCGAAATCTCTTTCTACCGGGAGTTCTAAAAGTTTTTTTTGTGTAACAAATAAATAATCTGAATCGTTCTAATAACTAATAAAGTGATATAATTTTGTTTATAGTTTATTTATAAGTTATAAAAATGATAAATAATATTTATCAATTATAATTAATATTAACATCATAATAGTAAAAGAATAAATATTAATATATAAGATAAATTAAAATATAAACAATATACATTAAAAATAAAATAAATAAAAAAGAATTTGAATTAGTCTCATAATGTTTTAATTTAAACGAATATAAAATTGAATTTGTTTTACTTAAATTTGAAGCCAAATTTTTCTTTCGTTTCTGATATAGATAAGAATTCTGTTGTCTACTGAATTCTAAAAATGAATGGTACTTTTTTGTTTGAAAAAAGGGTAAACGCAAGCGCAAGGTTTCGCCTTTCATTTTAGTATGTTTTATCATTTTCCGGATGGGGATTATCACTTTCCCCATCGCCCTTACTCAATAATAAAAAGAATTTTTTTTTAGTTATATTTTTGATTTTATATTATAAAGAAGAGGTCGTTGAAACTAATTGATTAAGTTTAAAATGTTTTTTTATAATCTTTTAAACCATTATTTTGGGTTTTAGAAATTATTATCACTATATAAATTCCTTAAACCCAATTAAATTAATAAAAGCCCCGTTTACATTTTTAGGTAGTTATATGACGAATGCGCCAATTTTGAGTGATCTATTTTAGATCCTATGTTTCGATTGGAAGATCGATCAAGATATAATATATATATATTAATTAAAAAATTTAGAAAATATTTTGAAGTACGGTACAATTTCTATACGAAATTTTTTTATATGATTGATACGACCATCCCAAATACCTAACTTAATGGGTTTGCTAAATCTTAACGCAAATTCTCTACACAACAAAAAATCCTAACGCAACCTAACTATGCAAATATTTACATAAATCTTTTGAGTGTATCGCTGAAATTGTGTTATATAAAAATTCGATTTTTTTATTAATCGATAAAATGAATTTTTTATTTTAGATTAATAAAATAAATGATAAAAGAAATTAATCATTAAAAAATGCAAACGAGGCAGAACATTTTTTTTACTTATATCCAGGGATTGAAGTAAAAATTATCTAGTTACAACTGTTCCATTTTAGTTTTAGGAGAGCATAAAGTAATAGCCTACGAAAAAATACATTGTTAGTTCAGTTAAATTTAAATAAAATTGACATCCTAAAATACTAAATAACTAAATAAAAAGATAATAATAAGAAAAATAAATATTATTAACGTTAACGAAAACGTTTTAATCCCTAATTTTTAAACAAGTTTTTATTCATCAATTTGAATGGTTTCCTAAAAAAAAATATTGGATTGAATTAACTCCTTCAAGCTCGACGATTGAATAAAAATAGGTTATTATGATTTCGAATAAGCCGCTATGGTGAAATCGGTAGACACGCTGCTCTTAGGAAGCAGTGCTAGAGCATCTCGGTTCGAGTCCGAGTGGCGGCATGGCATCTTCTAAAAGAGTAAGTCCTATAATGAATTCAATTCCCGATTTCAATTCCTATAATTGAGGGACGCCCTTATAAATTTAATAATTTTTATGATATTTTCAACTTTAGAGCATATATTAACTCATATATCCTTTTCGATCGTTTCAATTGTAATTACAATTCATTTGATAATTTTATTAGTCGATGAAATCGTAGGACTAGATGATTCGTCAGAAAAGGGGATGATAGCTACTTTTTTCTGCATAACAGGATTATTAGTTACTCGTTGGATGTATTTGAGGCATTTACCATTAAGTGATTTATATGAATCATTAATTTTTCTTTCGTGGAGTTTTTCCATTATTCATATTATTCCGTATTTTAAAAAACATAAAAACCATTTAAGCGCAATAACCGCGCCAAGTGCTATTTTTACTCAAGGTTTTGCTACTTCGGGTCTTTTAACTGAAATGCATCAATCCGCGATATTAGTACCCGCTCTCCAATCCCATTGGTTAATGATGCACGTAAGTATGATGGTATTGAGCTATGCAGCTCTTTTGTGTGGATCTTTATTATCACTAGCTCTTCTAGTCATTACATTTCGAAAATTCATAAGGATTTTTAGTAAAAGCAATAATTTAGAAAATGAGTCAGTTTACTTTAGTGAGATTCAATACGTGAACGAAAGAAACAATGTCTTACGAAACACTTCTTTTATTTCGTCTCAAAATTATTACAGGTATCAATTGATTCAACAATTGGATCGTTGGAGTTATCGTATTATTAGTCTAGGGTTTATCCTTTTAACCGTAGGTATTCTTTCAGGAGCAGTATGGGCTAATGAAGCATGGGGATCATATTGGAATTGGGATCCAAAGGAGACTTGGGCATTTATTACTTGGACCATATTCGCTATTTATTTACATATTAGAACAAATAAAAATTTTGAAAGTGTAAATTCTGCAATTGTGGCCTCAATGGGCTTTCTTATAATTTGGATATGCTATTTTGGGGTTAATCTATTAGGAATAGGGTTGCATAGTTATGGTTCATTTACATTAACATCTAATTGAATAAAAGACTTGACGAATAGAAACATAGGACGGCATACAGGTATATATACGAAAACTTCATGTAAACAATCAAGAACCATTTGAATCATTTCCATTACTTGATTCAAATGGTTCTCACAAATTCAAAAGATATCTAGTTATAATAGAATTCCAATTTATTTATTTTACTTAAAAGAATATAAAAGACTCATTTTTTTATTGTACAATCAACCATTTTTAAAATCATGGGATTTCAGTTTCATTTTTTGGTTTACTCACAAAAACTATCGAAAAAAATAATTGGATATAATAGCTTCGACCTTGTCAACTGATAATGATAAAACGAAATCGGGATAAACACCAATACCTATTACAGGTAAAAGGATAGAGATCGAAACAAATAATTCTCGCGGTCCAGAATCAAAAAAATAAGAGTTTGGGGCATTAAAAAGCTTGTATCCATAGAACATCTGGCGTAACATAGATAATGAATAAATAGGAGTTAATATCATTCCAATTGCCATTACAAAAGTTATTAATATTTTTGTCATTAAAAGATATTTTTGACTAGTAAGTATTCCAAAAAAAACTAACAATTCGGCAACAAAACCGCTCATGCCCGGTAATGCAAGAGAAGCCATTGATAAGATACTGAAAGTCGTGAATATTTTTGGAATTGCGATAGCCATTCCGCCCATTTCGTCGAGATAAACAAGACGTATTCTATCATAACTCGTTCCGGCCAAGAAAAAAAGCGCAGCGCCAATAAATCCGTGAGAGATTATTTGTAAAATGGCTCCGTTGAGTCCTGTATCGCTTATAGAACCAATTCCTATAATTATGAAACCCATATGAGATACAGAAGAGTAGGCTATTCTTTTTTTTAAATTACGCTGACCGGGAGATGTTGAAGCTGCATAGATTATTTGAATTGTGCCTACTATAATCAACCAGGGAGAGAATATAGAATGGGCGTGGGGTAATAATTCCATATTGATCCGAACCAATCCATACGCTCCCATTTTTAATAAGATTCCGGCTAAA
Above is a window of Malus sylvestris isolate BBL-3571246 chloroplast, complete genome DNA encoding:
- the ndhF gene encoding NADH-plastoquinone oxidoreductase subunit 5, with product MEYTYQYSWIIPFIPLPVPILIGTGLLLFPTATKNLRRMWAFPSVLLLSIVMVFSALFSIQQINNNSVYQYVWSWTINNDFSLEFGCLVDPLTSIMSILITTVGIMVLIYSDNYMSHDQGYLRFFAYMSFSNTSMLGLVTSSNLIQIYIFWELVGVCSYLLIGFWFTRPSAANACQKAFVTNRVGDFGLLLGILGFYWITGSFEFRDLFEIFNNLVYNNEVNFLFVTLCASLLFAGAVAKSAQFPLHVWLPDAMEGPTPISALIHAATMVAAGIFLVARLLPLFIVIPYILNLIALIGIITLFLGATLALAQKDIKKSLAYSTMSQLGYMMLALGMGSYRAALFHLITHAYSKALLFLGSGSIIHAMEAIVGYSPDKSQNMVLMGGLRKHVPITKTAFLLGTLSLSGIPPLACFWSKDEILNDSWLYSPIFAIIAWSTAGLTAFYMFRIYLLAFEGHLNVYFQTYSGKKSSSFYSMSLWGKDKEGPEIIKKNLRLLYLLTTKNNEKTYFLNTYRINSNENSNENVRSTVQPFISITRFGTKSTFSYPHESDNTMLFPMLVLVLFTLFVGVIGIPFFNQEGIDLDILSKLLSSSINLLHQNKKNSVDWYEFITNAIFSVSIASFGILISSFLYKPVYSSLQNLNLFNSFVNSVPNKMKILGDKIINVIYDWSYNRGYIDGFYVLFLTKGIRRLAELTHFFDRRVIDGITNGVGIASFFVGEGIKYVGGGRISSYLLVYVSYVFIFLLIFSFF
- the rpl32 gene encoding ribosomal protein L32 yields the protein MSFTSNRKTYYNFLMAVPKKRTSISKKRIRKNIWKRKGYRAALKAFSLAKSLSTGSSKSFFCVTNK
- the ccsA gene encoding cytochrome c heme attachment protein, translated to MIFSTLEHILTHISFSIVSIVITIHLIILLVDEIVGLDDSSEKGMIATFFCITGLLVTRWMYLRHLPLSDLYESLIFLSWSFSIIHIIPYFKKHKNHLSAITAPSAIFTQGFATSGLLTEMHQSAILVPALQSHWLMMHVSMMVLSYAALLCGSLLSLALLVITFRKFIRIFSKSNNLENESVYFSEIQYVNERNNVLRNTSFISSQNYYRYQLIQQLDRWSYRIISLGFILLTVGILSGAVWANEAWGSYWNWDPKETWAFITWTIFAIYLHIRTNKNFESVNSAIVASMGFLIIWICYFGVNLLGIGLHSYGSFTLTSN
- the ndhD gene encoding NADH-plastoquinone oxidoreductase subunit 4 — its product is MNNFPWLTLVVVLPIFAGSLIFFLPHRGNKIIRWYTIGICTMELLLTTYAFGYRFQLDDPLMQLTEDYKWIDFFDFYWRLGIDGISIGPILLTGFITTLATLAARPITRDSRLFHFLMLAMYSGQIGPFSSRDLLLFFIMWELELIPVYLLLSMWGGKKRLYSATKFILYTAGSSVFLLMGVLGIGLYGSNEPTLNFETSANQSYPVALEIIFYIGFLIAFAVKSPIIPLHTWLPDTHGEAHYSTCMLLAGILLKMGAYGLVRINMELLPHAHSIFSPWLIIVGTIQIIYAASTSPGQRNLKKRIAYSSVSHMGFIIIGIGSISDTGLNGAILQIISHGFIGAALFFLAGTSYDRIRLVYLDEMGGMAIAIPKIFTTFSILSMASLALPGMSGFVAELLVFFGILTSQKYLLMTKILITFVMAIGMILTPIYSLSMLRQMFYGYKLFNAPNSYFFDSGPRELFVSISILLPVIGIGVYPDFVLSLSVDKVEAIISNYFFR